The following proteins come from a genomic window of Pseudomonas sp. MAG733B:
- the dcd gene encoding dCTP deaminase, translated as MSIKSDKWIRRMAQEHGMIDPFVERQVRGSDDSRVISYGVSSYGYDVRCTNHFKVFTNINSAIVDPKNFDAGSFVDIHSDVCIIPPNSFALASTVEYFRIPRNVLTICLGKSTYARCGIIVNVTPLEPEWEGHVTLEFSNTTNLPAKIYANEGVAQMLFLESDEECEVSYKDRGGKYQGQRGVTLPRT; from the coding sequence ATGAGCATCAAATCGGACAAGTGGATTCGCCGCATGGCGCAAGAGCACGGCATGATCGACCCCTTCGTAGAGCGCCAGGTACGTGGCAGCGACGATAGCCGTGTGATCTCCTACGGCGTGTCGAGCTACGGCTACGATGTACGTTGCACGAATCATTTCAAGGTGTTCACCAACATCAATTCGGCCATCGTCGACCCGAAGAACTTCGACGCCGGCAGCTTCGTCGATATCCACAGCGACGTGTGCATCATTCCGCCGAACTCCTTCGCCCTGGCCAGCACCGTCGAATATTTCCGCATTCCGCGCAATGTATTGACCATCTGCCTGGGTAAAAGCACCTACGCGCGCTGCGGCATCATCGTCAACGTCACGCCGCTTGAGCCTGAGTGGGAAGGGCACGTGACTCTGGAATTCTCGAACACCACCAACCTGCCGGCGAAAATCTACGCCAACGAAGGCGTGGCGCAGATGCTGTTCCTTGAGTCTGACGAAGAATGTGAAGTGTCCTACAAAGACCGTGGCGGCAAGTATCAGGGCCAGCGTGGCGTCACCCTGCCACGGACCTGA
- a CDS encoding cold-shock protein — translation MSNRQTGTVKWFNDEKGFGFITPQSGDDLFVHFKAIQSDGFKSLKEGQQVSFIATRGQKGMQAEEVQVI, via the coding sequence ATGTCTAATCGCCAAACCGGTACCGTTAAGTGGTTCAACGATGAAAAAGGCTTCGGCTTCATCACTCCACAATCCGGTGACGACCTGTTCGTTCACTTCAAAGCTATCCAATCCGACGGCTTCAAAAGCCTGAAAGAAGGCCAACAGGTTTCTTTCATCGCTACCCGCGGTCAGAAAGGCATGCAAGCTGAAGAAGTTCAAGTTATCTAA